One genomic region from Drosophila subpulchrella strain 33 F10 #4 breed RU33 chromosome 2R, RU_Dsub_v1.1 Primary Assembly, whole genome shotgun sequence encodes:
- the LOC119552014 gene encoding uncharacterized protein LOC119552014 isoform X1: protein MAPAINTTVATLLSNTTSLLNATAVTTESTDLIGDYNYTTPVTIWITDGGYGGPYMFFYPSYVIYIVLVFFFLIAFPLAMIMSAKRKRELNARNLAQQRQRARRQMEINVTNNCNGGSGGVSNVCLNTQDEISVLPKTLDLPPSYDEAAFSERKQDSTLTIATSLEASNPNLATGINEPPPVYEANVATTTTSTTTTVFLVNGQPPVV, encoded by the exons ATGGCTCCTGCCATAAATACAACAGTCGCCACTCTTCTGAGTAATACCACTTCGCTGCTAAACGCTACTGCTGTAACCACTGAAAGTACGGATTTGATTGGGGATTACAATTACACCACGCCCGTTACCATTTGGATCACCGATGGCGGCTACGGTGGTCCGTACATGTTCTTCTATCCCAGCTACGTGATTTACATTGTGTTGGTTTTCTTCTTTCTAATCGCCTTTCCGCTGGCCATGATCATG AGCGCCAAACGCAAGCGGGAGCTCAATGCCCGGAATCTCGCCCAGCAGAGACAACGAG CCCGTCGCCAAATGGAGATTAATGTGACGAACAACTGCAACGGCGGCTCCGGCGGAGTCAGCAACGTGTGCCTAAATACCCAGGACGAGATCAGTGTGCTGCCCAAGACCTTGGACCTGCCGCCCAGCTACGACGAGGCCGCTTTCAGCGAGCGAAAGCAGGACAGCACACTGACCATAGCCACCAGCTTGGAGGCGAGCAACCCCAACCTGGCGACTGGAATCAACGAACCACCGCCGGTCTACGAGGCGAACGTGGCCACCACGACCACgtccaccaccaccacagtGTTCTTGGTCAACGGCCAGCCGCCGGTGGTGTAA
- the LOC119552014 gene encoding uncharacterized protein LOC119552014 isoform X2: MDHLGIVLLVLCVLSFLLFLLRVLLIASRSYSSMSQRLKEEPARRQMEINVTNNCNGGSGGVSNVCLNTQDEISVLPKTLDLPPSYDEAAFSERKQDSTLTIATSLEASNPNLATGINEPPPVYEANVATTTTSTTTTVFLVNGQPPVV, translated from the exons ATGGATCATCTGGGTATCGTCCTCCTGGTCCTGTGCGTACTCAGCTTCCTGCTCTTCCTCCTGCGA GTGCTGCTGATTGCCTCCCGTTCGTACTCCTCGATGTCGCAGCGCCTGAAGGAGGAACCAG CCCGTCGCCAAATGGAGATTAATGTGACGAACAACTGCAACGGCGGCTCCGGCGGAGTCAGCAACGTGTGCCTAAATACCCAGGACGAGATCAGTGTGCTGCCCAAGACCTTGGACCTGCCGCCCAGCTACGACGAGGCCGCTTTCAGCGAGCGAAAGCAGGACAGCACACTGACCATAGCCACCAGCTTGGAGGCGAGCAACCCCAACCTGGCGACTGGAATCAACGAACCACCGCCGGTCTACGAGGCGAACGTGGCCACCACGACCACgtccaccaccaccacagtGTTCTTGGTCAACGGCCAGCCGCCGGTGGTGTAA
- the LOC119552010 gene encoding aarF domain-containing kinase 1: protein MLLRRFLGYGFVGAGLASTGWSLHTNDYDPNSLGIVRLSRSAAAVVDVALTYKRELYYREWDKETPEYKAEKSRVHKIAAEKLLQLICTNRGVYIKVGQHIGALEYLLPKEFVQTMKVLHSDAPQNPIEDLYKVIRQDLRCNPEDIFDSFEREPLGTASLAQVHKARLKSGEVVAVKVQHPYVKGNSRVDMKTMELAVSVLARIFPDFKIHWLVEESKKNLPIELDFLNEGRNAEKVAKQFEKYSWLRVPKIYWEFSTSRVLVMEYLEGGHVTDLDYIRRNKIDTFAVANRIGQLYSEMIFRTGFVHSDPHPGNILVRRTPKDSLEIVLLDHGLYANLTDKFRYDYSNLWLSILNVDRKAMRQHSEQLGIKGDLYGLFACMVTGRPWETVMQGLTKVKYSKEEKNTLQNNTSLVLPHISDVLEQVDRQMLLIMKTNDLIRGIESTLRTQNRMTAFWVMSKCCVQSSYAEQRTQQAASGSSRILWLRVRERWELFKLNCYYLYLGLINFGFLEALKQVI, encoded by the exons ATGCTGCTGCGACGCTTCCTGGGCTATGGCTTCGTGGGCGCCGGACTGGCCTCGACCGGCTGGAGCCTGCACACCAACGATTACGATCCCAACTCGCTGGGCATCGTCCGGCTGTCCCGATCCGCCGCCGCCGTCGTGGACGTGGCACTCACCTACAAGCGGGAGCTCTACTACAGGGAATGGGACAAGGAGACGCCCGAGTACAAGGCGGAGAAGAGCCGCGTCCACAAGATTGCCGCCGAGAAGCTGCTTCAGCTGATCTGCACCAACAGGGGTGTCTACATCAAGGTGGGCCAGCACATTGGGGCTCTGGAGTACCTGCTGCCCAAGGAGTTCGTGCAGACCATGAAGGTCCTCCACTCCGATGCGCCGCAGAACCCCATCGAGGACCTGTACAAGGTGATCAGACAGGATCTGCGCTGCAATCCGGAGGACATCTTCGACAGCTTCGAGCGTGAGCCCTTGGGAACCGCCTCGCTTGCCCAGGTGCACAAGGCGCGCCTCAAAAGCGGCGAGGTGGTGGCCGTCAAAGTGCAACATCCCTACGTCAAGGGTAACTCCCGCGTGGACATGAAGACCATGGAACTGGCGGTCAGTGTGCTGGCCCGGATATTCCCCGACTTTAAGATCCACTGGCTGGTGGAGGAGTCCAAGAAGAACCTGCCCATCGAACTGGACTTCCTCAACGAGGGCCGTAACGCCGAGAAGGTGGCCAAGCAGTTTGAGAAGTACTCTTGGCTGCGGGTGCCCAAGATCTACTGGGAATTCAGCACTTCTCGGGTCCTAGTCATGGAGTATCTGGAGGGCGGTCATGTCACGGACCTAGACTACATCCGGCGGAACAAAATCGACACCTTTGCGGTGGCCAATCGCATTGGTCAGCTGTACTCCGAGATGATCTTCCGCACTGGCTTTGTTCACAGTGATCCGCATCCGGGAAACATCCTGGTAAGACGCACGCCGAAAGACAGCCTGGAAATCGTTTTGCTGGACCATGGGCTGTACGCCAATCTGACGGACAAGTTTCGGTACGATTACTCCAATCTGTGGCTGAGCATCCTCAACGTGGACCGCAAGGCGATGAGACAGCACAGCGAGCAGCTGGGCATCAAG GGTGATCTTTACGGGCTGTTCGCCTGCATGGTGACGGGACGACCTTGGGAAACGGTGATGCAGGGCCTCACCAAAGTCAAATATTCCAAAGAAGAG AAGAACACGCTTCAGAACAACACGTCTCTGGTGCTGCCGCACATTTCCGACGTGCTGGAGCAGGTGGACCGCCAGATGCTGCTCATCATGAAGACCAACGACCTGATTCGCGGCATTGAGTCCACGCTGCGCACGCAGAACCGGATGACCGCCTTCTGGGTCATGTCCAAGTGCTGTGTGCAGAGCTCCTACGCCGAGCAGCGGACCCAACAGGCCGCCTCCGGCTCCTCGCGGATCCTCTGGCTGCGGGTGCGCGAGCGATGGGAGCTGTTCAAGCTCAACTGCTACTACCTCTACCTGGGACTGATCAATTTCGGTTTCCTCGAAGCACTCAAGCAGGTTATTTAG